Proteins encoded together in one Synechococcus sp. A15-62 window:
- the gltS gene encoding sodium/glutamate symporter — MTELSPLVSTTTGFLVLFVGKRLNRELKVLRDYSIPEPVSGGLLVAILLTLLHVMGGPELNFNLDSRDFLLVYFFTTVGMNARFSDLRRGGPALFILLGLTIGYMTLQNIIGVTMAGLLGLHPATGLLVGTVSLIGGHGTTIAWAPTFAENFQIDSALEIGIAAATFGLVLASASGGPIAQFLIRRFQIPCPSTKPENQPLTDSVKDKQDQFSGRKQIDMTSFLAALLAINICIISGMVLNGGIAHMGLKLPLFVPCLLVGILYSNLLPEKRSERAVFHWPKHSTSLDLISELSLGIFLAMSLMSLQLWTLVGLALPLLVILLTQFIVALAVNLLLVFRLMGRSYDAAVICAGFGGIALGSTPTAMANMTAVTQQYGASTRAFLIVPLVSAFFLDLVNAVLIPGFIGQL, encoded by the coding sequence GTGACCGAACTCTCGCCCCTGGTTTCAACCACCACGGGTTTTCTGGTGTTGTTCGTTGGTAAACGCTTGAACCGCGAACTCAAGGTATTGCGGGACTATTCGATTCCAGAGCCTGTGTCCGGAGGACTTCTCGTCGCCATCCTTTTGACACTGCTTCACGTAATGGGCGGGCCCGAACTCAATTTCAACCTGGATTCGAGGGACTTTCTTCTTGTTTATTTCTTCACCACGGTGGGGATGAATGCCCGCTTCAGCGATTTAAGACGCGGCGGCCCGGCACTGTTCATTCTTTTGGGTCTGACCATCGGCTACATGACGTTGCAGAACATCATTGGCGTCACGATGGCGGGTTTGTTGGGGCTTCATCCCGCCACGGGATTGCTCGTAGGCACGGTGTCACTGATTGGTGGACACGGCACAACGATTGCTTGGGCTCCCACCTTTGCAGAGAACTTCCAGATTGACAGCGCCCTGGAAATCGGAATTGCTGCTGCCACCTTTGGTCTCGTTCTTGCCAGTGCCAGCGGCGGTCCAATTGCCCAGTTCCTGATTCGTCGTTTTCAGATTCCCTGCCCCAGCACAAAGCCTGAAAATCAACCCCTGACGGACTCAGTCAAGGACAAGCAAGATCAGTTTTCTGGAAGGAAGCAGATCGACATGACCTCCTTCCTTGCAGCCCTCTTGGCCATCAATATCTGCATCATCTCCGGCATGGTGCTGAACGGCGGCATCGCCCATATGGGCTTGAAGCTGCCTTTATTTGTGCCCTGTCTACTGGTCGGCATTCTCTATTCGAATCTGCTCCCAGAGAAACGTTCTGAGCGAGCCGTCTTCCATTGGCCAAAACATTCCACTTCGCTGGATTTGATCAGCGAACTTTCATTGGGAATCTTCTTGGCCATGTCCCTAATGAGCTTGCAACTTTGGACCTTGGTCGGCCTCGCCCTGCCTTTGCTGGTCATCCTCTTGACGCAGTTCATCGTCGCTCTGGCCGTCAATCTGCTGCTGGTATTCCGACTGATGGGAAGGTCCTATGACGCAGCTGTCATCTGCGCAGGCTTTGGCGGGATCGCTCTGGGGTCCACACCAACGGCCATGGCCAACATGACCGCAGTGACGCAGCAGTACGGCGCTTCGACGAGAGCATTCTTAATCGTTCCCTTGGTCTCTGCTTTTTTCCTGGATCTCGTCAATGCAGTCCTGATACCCGGTTTTATCGGGCAGCTCTAA
- a CDS encoding PfkB family carbohydrate kinase, producing MSSASALPPLRLAVVGHVEWVEFLAVDQLPRPGAIGHALRTLQEPAGGGAVVAVQMARLQQQPVQFFTALGRDSVGEACVKRLKDLGLEVHVAWREAPTRRGVSMVDGEGDRAITVIGERLTPSLDDDLPWEALGECDGLFVTAADAPLLKACRSAAVLAATPRVRLPVLQQAGVQLDALIGSGLDPGERVEPEQLNPAPCALIRTEGAAGGISLPGGRYDPAALPGPLVESYGCGDSFAAGVVTALAARWSLARAIALGAQCGAACATRFGPYG from the coding sequence TTGTCTTCCGCTTCAGCACTGCCGCCTTTGCGTTTGGCCGTCGTTGGCCATGTTGAGTGGGTTGAATTTCTTGCGGTGGATCAGCTCCCCCGTCCCGGGGCGATAGGTCATGCCTTGCGGACCCTGCAAGAACCTGCTGGTGGTGGTGCTGTCGTTGCTGTGCAGATGGCACGGTTGCAGCAACAACCCGTTCAGTTCTTTACGGCTTTAGGTCGTGATTCGGTCGGCGAAGCCTGCGTCAAGAGGCTCAAGGATCTGGGCCTGGAGGTTCATGTCGCCTGGAGGGAGGCACCAACCCGTCGGGGCGTGAGCATGGTCGATGGCGAGGGGGATCGGGCGATCACAGTGATCGGCGAGCGACTGACCCCATCACTGGATGATGACCTGCCCTGGGAGGCCCTCGGCGAATGCGACGGCCTCTTCGTCACGGCTGCCGATGCGCCTCTGTTGAAAGCCTGCCGTTCTGCTGCAGTTTTGGCCGCGACCCCGCGGGTTCGTTTGCCTGTGCTTCAGCAGGCGGGGGTGCAACTCGATGCATTGATTGGCAGTGGCCTTGATCCAGGTGAACGGGTGGAGCCGGAGCAGTTGAACCCTGCTCCCTGTGCGCTCATTCGTACGGAAGGTGCCGCAGGGGGGATCAGTCTTCCGGGTGGTCGTTATGACCCTGCAGCTCTGCCTGGGCCGTTAGTAGAGAGTTATGGCTGCGGCGACAGCTTTGCGGCCGGGGTGGTCACTGCCCTTGCTGCGCGCTGGTCATTGGCGAGGGCCATTGCCTTGGGTGCCCAGTGTGGTGCTGCTTGTGCGACGCGATTTGGACCTTATGGCTAG
- a CDS encoding GIY-YIG nuclease family protein, translated as MDKCAFYLVRDHYSGAMKIGISKHPQKRLSQIAAHYAVGRVSLIKTTWFTTRDAARSWESNFHKRYRIHRSPEQGGREWFDLTDAQIQGFVEWMEASTNQRAIKIIKVQAKAEKSEKELSADRWSGFWSGALVSLFTGIVPGIGYAITGGQPVGIFLAPAAVGAYAASRTKKIKTLSQAYQLDGQPLGSVALEREYKVMGLWDERTYALSGVKSSTWKLPEATTAEQAQRFFESSR; from the coding sequence ATGGATAAATGTGCTTTTTACCTCGTCCGGGATCACTACAGCGGTGCTATGAAGATCGGCATCTCGAAGCACCCTCAGAAGCGTCTCTCGCAGATTGCGGCTCATTACGCCGTTGGCAGGGTCAGCCTCATCAAGACCACTTGGTTTACTACGCGAGATGCGGCGCGTAGCTGGGAATCGAACTTCCATAAGCGCTACCGGATACACCGTTCACCGGAACAAGGCGGACGCGAATGGTTTGATCTCACTGATGCTCAGATTCAGGGCTTCGTCGAATGGATGGAAGCCAGCACTAATCAGCGTGCAATCAAGATCATCAAGGTCCAGGCAAAGGCTGAGAAGAGCGAAAAGGAATTATCTGCTGATCGATGGAGCGGATTTTGGAGCGGTGCACTCGTTTCACTTTTTACCGGCATCGTCCCAGGCATTGGCTACGCGATAACAGGTGGGCAACCCGTTGGGATATTCCTTGCTCCTGCAGCTGTTGGTGCATATGCGGCCTCTAGGACCAAGAAGATCAAGACGCTTTCGCAGGCTTATCAACTCGACGGTCAACCGTTGGGTTCGGTCGCTCTAGAGCGCGAATACAAGGTGATGGGGCTCTGGGACGAGCGCACTTACGCACTTAGTGGAGTGAAGTCGTCCACCTGGAAACTCCCTGAAGCAACTACTGCTGAACAAGCCCAGCGTTTCTTCGAGAGCAGCAGGTGA
- a CDS encoding DUF427 domain-containing protein — MQAIFNGTVLAESDDIVKVDGNPYFPREAMNTEFFRESSHSTVCGWKGTARYWDVVVGDQVITNAVWAYDTPNPEAESIRERFAFYRNKGVTLA, encoded by the coding sequence ATGCAGGCAATCTTCAACGGCACGGTGCTTGCGGAGAGCGATGACATCGTGAAGGTGGATGGCAATCCCTACTTCCCCCGTGAAGCGATGAACACGGAGTTTTTTCGTGAATCGAGCCACAGCACCGTATGTGGCTGGAAGGGCACGGCCCGTTATTGGGATGTGGTGGTGGGCGATCAGGTCATCACCAATGCGGTGTGGGCCTACGACACCCCGAATCCTGAGGCTGAATCCATTCGCGAGCGCTTTGCCTTCTACCGAAACAAGGGTGTGACGCTGGCCTGA
- a CDS encoding pectate lyase, which yields MLRQTTVQRICGQAFVWFGVVVMGVSLYKFISAFWTEASPWPELQLGAAGLIVVAAGRGFRSSAFITTLLSENSPSARARRSFLMLALASFIMGCVVLLKLSVQDIYRYKRLLGEGGILEYLQALILFTSAWISWLISKDLRRRLFMRLHSVVYAIISFVILFVGLEEIAWGQILFGWKTPENIAAVNAQNQTTLHNLDFFQNYLDLNLFLVSVVLLVLVLWRPSVRWKRTTTLDTDQISNGNFFIPRYFWPLFLCAAFLSYFVATESGTELVINIDQEWAEFLLYLAAGLNLLRTYIRLGFAQPRPNH from the coding sequence TTGCTCAGGCAGACGACGGTGCAGCGCATCTGCGGCCAGGCCTTTGTGTGGTTTGGAGTCGTGGTTATGGGAGTTTCTCTTTATAAATTCATCAGTGCTTTCTGGACTGAGGCCTCCCCTTGGCCCGAGTTGCAACTTGGGGCTGCAGGTTTGATCGTGGTTGCGGCAGGACGCGGATTTCGAAGCTCGGCATTCATAACAACACTGCTTTCAGAAAACAGCCCTTCAGCACGAGCACGACGTTCCTTTCTCATGCTTGCTCTCGCATCCTTCATCATGGGCTGCGTTGTTTTACTGAAACTTTCCGTACAAGACATCTATCGCTACAAACGCTTGCTTGGAGAAGGAGGAATCCTTGAATATTTGCAAGCTCTGATTCTCTTTACATCCGCGTGGATATCGTGGCTCATCTCCAAAGATCTACGCAGGCGCTTGTTCATGCGCCTGCATTCAGTGGTTTATGCGATCATTTCCTTCGTGATTCTGTTTGTGGGCCTAGAAGAAATTGCCTGGGGACAAATCCTATTCGGGTGGAAAACACCTGAGAACATCGCTGCAGTTAACGCCCAAAACCAGACAACCCTCCACAACCTTGATTTCTTCCAGAATTACCTTGACCTCAATCTTTTCTTGGTCTCGGTCGTGCTTTTGGTGTTAGTGCTGTGGAGACCTTCAGTTCGATGGAAACGAACAACAACCCTTGATACAGATCAGATTTCCAACGGCAACTTCTTCATACCGAGATACTTCTGGCCCCTCTTCCTCTGCGCTGCATTTCTGTCTTACTTTGTGGCGACAGAGTCGGGAACAGAACTGGTCATCAATATTGATCAGGAGTGGGCAGAGTTTCTTCTCTACTTGGCTGCAGGACTGAACCTATTGAGAACCTACATTCGTCTTGGCTTCGCACAACCGCGACCAAACCATTGA
- a CDS encoding DUF427 domain-containing protein, with translation MRSVEAVASYPRPPLIELVSGSVEIWIAGQAIAQDQRYVRVCETFHPPTIYLHPSAFQPGTLHPSTGRPSFCEWKGVASYWDLSAVDGTDRRVRAGWSYPKPTEAFSLLAGWISVYPRRMDRCRLDGEDALAQPGEFYGGWVSPWIQGPFKGDPEHPELI, from the coding sequence ATGCGATCTGTTGAAGCTGTTGCGAGCTATCCCCGTCCTCCTCTGATTGAGCTGGTGTCCGGTTCTGTGGAGATTTGGATTGCAGGACAGGCGATCGCCCAGGATCAGCGCTACGTGCGCGTTTGTGAAACCTTCCATCCGCCCACGATTTATCTGCACCCTTCAGCGTTTCAACCCGGAACGCTCCACCCCTCAACGGGACGGCCTTCGTTCTGTGAATGGAAAGGAGTGGCGTCTTACTGGGATTTGAGTGCTGTTGATGGCACCGATCGCCGTGTTCGCGCTGGCTGGAGTTACCCGAAGCCAACGGAAGCCTTCTCTCTATTGGCCGGCTGGATCAGTGTTTATCCCCGTCGCATGGATCGCTGCAGGTTGGATGGAGAGGACGCTCTGGCTCAGCCCGGCGAGTTTTATGGCGGCTGGGTCAGCCCATGGATCCAGGGACCCTTCAAGGGTGATCCCGAGCATCCCGAGTTGATTTGA
- a CDS encoding chlorophyll a/b-binding protein — protein sequence MASSTPNDDWFQNAAAAQIRSERFERAELLNGRVAMIGFVVGVVTEALTGHGIVSQITFGLFGCN from the coding sequence ATGGCTTCTTCCACTCCCAACGACGACTGGTTCCAAAACGCTGCAGCAGCTCAAATTCGCAGCGAGCGTTTCGAGCGTGCAGAGCTCCTCAATGGCCGTGTCGCCATGATCGGTTTTGTGGTGGGCGTGGTGACGGAAGCCTTGACAGGACATGGGATCGTCAGCCAGATCACCTTTGGCCTGTTCGGCTGCAACTGA
- a CDS encoding response regulator transcription factor, with amino-acid sequence MKLALDDKTTGLIASRLKEALGSSKLVVCLGSKLELASFCNVEAIRDHVVGGATTTAEAKELLNETFADFLITDDVPEAGSGIALAMEFRHLKTLVLTSRENNDLVMEAEDAGVNGLVFRSGIGLSGEGSFLQAISTVAQGGVWLSPAVSCIVNSGADKGALATIAELTDKERAVLTQVGRGLGNSDIAEELFISEETCKSHLRAIRQKVGETDRVKLALIAIRAGI; translated from the coding sequence GTGAAGCTCGCTCTCGACGACAAAACAACTGGTCTTATTGCCTCACGACTGAAGGAGGCTCTCGGCAGTTCGAAGCTCGTCGTGTGTCTCGGCTCGAAGCTTGAACTGGCGAGCTTCTGCAACGTCGAAGCCATCAGAGACCACGTGGTTGGAGGAGCAACGACAACGGCTGAGGCCAAGGAGCTGCTGAACGAGACGTTCGCCGACTTCCTCATCACTGACGATGTTCCTGAAGCGGGAAGCGGCATCGCTCTTGCAATGGAGTTCCGGCATCTGAAAACGCTCGTCCTCACCTCACGCGAAAACAATGACCTCGTGATGGAGGCAGAAGATGCGGGAGTTAACGGACTTGTCTTCCGAAGCGGTATCGGCCTCAGCGGAGAAGGCAGCTTTCTTCAGGCAATATCGACTGTTGCTCAAGGCGGTGTGTGGCTATCTCCAGCCGTGAGCTGCATCGTCAACAGCGGAGCCGACAAAGGCGCTCTTGCCACCATCGCCGAGCTGACTGACAAAGAACGAGCGGTGCTGACTCAAGTAGGCAGAGGACTCGGCAACAGCGATATAGCCGAAGAGCTTTTCATCTCAGAGGAGACATGCAAGAGCCACCTTCGAGCAATCCGTCAAAAAGTTGGCGAGACAGACAGAGTGAAACTTGCTCTCATTGCCATCAGAGCAGGCATTTAA
- a CDS encoding tyrosine-type recombinase/integrase — translation MPRVSETESWIKPFRRQIAETCGESWYVRNNRGRIRLVVRDAGTVSLPFEWTARGSALALPRIQQIFKRWNGGQITLAAAAQNADTSSSHQKLDFSQLIETYREFVPNAGDKTWEGFYLPVLRNCAKAFEGRPPVDGEALAMQCLAQWEQGTRMRQMCRQKLYSFLNWAVQRGHLKPIYSPPATLPETLKPKRIGYPLSDAQILQILDNLPQGEKHNRWRFAIQLCSVYGLRPEELRYLRIKDGANGAELWTIYQKSMGGTKGAKTQPRRLHPLLVRDADGSAINWNLQSRLQVGEKLPPLNSEGNGSEALSRYLRRRTVWLSMREDAKRQGEQLTPYSFRHRYAKGMHAANIPIANISEAMGHTIEVHLKSYARFKPNATADLVAAVNA, via the coding sequence TTGCCCCGCGTTTCTGAGACAGAAAGCTGGATCAAGCCCTTCCGCCGTCAGATCGCAGAGACCTGCGGAGAGAGCTGGTACGTCCGCAACAACCGCGGCCGGATTCGCTTAGTAGTCCGTGATGCGGGGACTGTTTCACTCCCGTTTGAGTGGACTGCGCGTGGTTCTGCGCTTGCGTTGCCCCGCATCCAACAGATCTTCAAGCGCTGGAACGGTGGACAGATCACCCTTGCCGCGGCCGCACAAAACGCCGACACCTCCAGCAGTCACCAGAAGCTGGATTTCAGTCAGTTAATCGAGACTTACCGGGAGTTCGTCCCCAACGCTGGCGACAAGACCTGGGAGGGCTTTTATCTGCCTGTGCTGCGCAACTGCGCCAAGGCATTCGAAGGCCGACCCCCAGTGGACGGTGAAGCGTTAGCGATGCAATGCCTGGCCCAATGGGAACAGGGCACAAGAATGCGCCAGATGTGCCGGCAGAAGCTCTACAGCTTCCTGAACTGGGCGGTGCAACGCGGACACCTAAAGCCCATTTACAGCCCCCCTGCGACGCTCCCAGAGACCCTGAAGCCAAAGCGCATCGGTTACCCCCTCAGTGATGCGCAGATCCTCCAGATCCTCGACAACCTGCCTCAGGGTGAAAAGCACAACCGCTGGCGGTTCGCCATTCAGCTCTGTTCCGTCTACGGCCTGCGCCCTGAGGAGTTGCGGTATCTCCGGATTAAGGACGGAGCAAACGGGGCAGAACTCTGGACGATTTATCAGAAGTCGATGGGGGGAACGAAGGGAGCCAAGACGCAACCGCGCAGGCTGCACCCCTTGTTGGTGCGCGATGCAGATGGGTCTGCGATCAACTGGAACCTACAAAGCCGATTGCAGGTGGGCGAGAAATTGCCGCCGTTGAACAGTGAAGGCAACGGCAGCGAGGCATTAAGTCGTTATCTGCGCCGGCGGACGGTTTGGTTGTCGATGCGTGAAGACGCCAAGCGACAGGGTGAGCAGCTCACCCCCTATTCATTCCGGCATCGCTACGCCAAGGGGATGCACGCTGCCAATATCCCCATCGCCAACATCAGCGAGGCAATGGGGCACACCATCGAAGTGCACCTGAAGAGCTACGCCCGGTTCAAGCCAAACGCGACGGCAGACCTCGTGGCAGCGGTCAACGCCTGA
- a CDS encoding DUF1651 domain-containing protein, which produces MLFCVRSSSWVPPRPPVPQTRRRMLRHNAIEAWDKVLKTAWRRCRPPVR; this is translated from the coding sequence GTGTTGTTTTGTGTGCGCTCTTCAAGCTGGGTTCCGCCCCGCCCGCCAGTCCCGCAAACCCGCAGACGAATGCTTCGGCACAACGCCATAGAGGCGTGGGACAAGGTGCTGAAAACAGCCTGGCGGCGATGCAGGCCGCCAGTGAGGTAA